In Candidatus Hydrogenedentota bacterium, the following are encoded in one genomic region:
- a CDS encoding carbohydrate ABC transporter permease, translated as LFRESADAAAAWFTDETRLTADLVQEVFDAVYRRVALSEILFVSWKMDRAHVGLGEAREVPWAGVAGDADGGEVLFAVEGDARCEARSVPRPAQEIFYSFRERDSFRVRLNVPLGVSPALFRKVSVTNHGDRSWHEIRITLDLPGEGMAPARRLRAREAAYAGTDRWQESTWQVASELDRGVDYRNWVVLEECGAPDASLPGRALITIEYRDAGAVGRLWNKYLANYRDVLRRVPLWGYVWNSLVLVALNILGQVLASSLVAFAFARLRWPGRDLFFVAMLATLMVPPQVTMIPLFLIFKTVGFYNTLRPLWVPAFCGGAFYIFLLRQFMLGIPRELEDSAKIDGCGYVAIYTRIILPLIKPALATIGIFTFLWVWNDFMGPLIYIAKQELYPLSLGLFALQAIMVWLVQHGVMMAAAVLMTLPVVVLFFAAQRQFIQGVTLTGLKG; from the coding sequence AGATGGACCGGGCGCATGTCGGGCTGGGGGAGGCGCGTGAGGTACCGTGGGCGGGGGTGGCGGGAGATGCGGACGGGGGCGAGGTGCTTTTCGCCGTGGAGGGGGATGCGCGGTGCGAAGCGCGCTCAGTTCCGCGGCCTGCGCAAGAAATATTCTACAGTTTTCGGGAGCGAGACTCGTTCCGGGTGCGGTTGAACGTGCCCTTGGGCGTTTCGCCGGCGTTGTTCCGCAAAGTGAGCGTGACGAATCACGGGGACCGTTCCTGGCACGAAATCAGGATAACGCTGGACTTGCCCGGGGAAGGCATGGCGCCCGCGCGGCGTCTGAGAGCGCGGGAGGCGGCCTATGCGGGGACGGACCGCTGGCAGGAGTCGACTTGGCAGGTTGCGAGCGAGCTGGACCGCGGGGTCGATTACCGGAACTGGGTCGTACTGGAAGAATGCGGGGCGCCGGATGCATCCCTGCCGGGCCGGGCGCTGATCACGATTGAATACCGGGACGCGGGCGCGGTGGGGCGGCTCTGGAACAAATACCTGGCAAACTATCGCGACGTGTTGCGGCGTGTGCCGTTGTGGGGATATGTGTGGAACAGCCTCGTGCTGGTGGCGTTGAACATACTGGGGCAGGTTCTGGCGTCCAGCCTGGTCGCATTTGCGTTTGCGCGGCTGCGCTGGCCGGGGCGGGATTTGTTCTTCGTGGCGATGTTGGCCACACTGATGGTTCCGCCGCAGGTGACGATGATTCCGCTGTTCCTGATCTTCAAGACGGTGGGATTCTACAATACGCTGCGCCCGCTTTGGGTTCCCGCATTCTGCGGCGGCGCGTTCTATATCTTCCTGTTGCGCCAGTTCATGCTCGGTATCCCGCGCGAGCTTGAGGACAGCGCGAAGATTGACGGATGCGGCTACGTGGCGATTTATACCAGAATTATCCTGCCGCTTATCAAGCCGGCGTTGGCGACCATAGGCATCTTCACGTTTCTTTGGGTCTGGAACGATTTCATGGGGCCGCTGATCTACATCGCGAAGCAGGAGTTGTACCCGTTGAGCTTGGGGCTGTTCGCGTTGCAGGCAATCATGGTTTGGCTCGTGCAGCATGGTGTCATGATGGCGGCCGCGGTGCTGATGACGCTGCCGGTGGTTGTGCTGTTCTTCGCGGCGCAGCGGCAGTTTATTCAAGGCGTGACGCTGACGGGACTGAAAGGATAG